In a genomic window of Siphonobacter curvatus:
- a CDS encoding SDR family oxidoreductase codes for MNKELVLVTGGSGFVGSYCILELLRQGYRVRTTLRSLQKVEEVKAMLSRGGATNLEDLSFVAADLSQDEGWEEAVRDCTYVLHVASPFPIQSPQDENELIIPAREGTLRVLKAASQAGVTRVVLTSSFAAIGYSIDPKDHVFTEADWTDPAQTKDAYIKSKTLAERAAWDFVKDQKLELTVINPVGIFGPALTHDSSTSLAFVTLILTGQMTESLPFSFGVVDVRDVADLHVRAMTLPQAKGERFLATADGVMNVYTIAQLIRERKPELASQVSRLKPVDLWLQLSNEKAKTVLHWNPRSKEEAILASVESLLDLATVSKDKG; via the coding sequence ATGAATAAGGAATTAGTATTGGTTACGGGCGGCTCGGGCTTTGTAGGAAGCTATTGTATTCTGGAGCTTTTACGGCAGGGATACCGGGTTCGAACGACATTGCGGTCTTTGCAGAAAGTGGAAGAGGTCAAAGCTATGCTCAGCCGGGGTGGGGCTACTAACCTAGAAGATCTCAGCTTCGTTGCTGCTGATTTGTCTCAGGATGAAGGCTGGGAAGAGGCCGTTCGGGATTGTACTTACGTTTTACACGTGGCTTCGCCCTTTCCGATTCAATCGCCCCAGGACGAAAACGAACTTATTATACCCGCTCGTGAAGGAACCTTGCGGGTGCTGAAAGCCGCCAGTCAGGCGGGAGTTACACGGGTAGTATTGACCTCGTCGTTTGCAGCCATCGGGTACAGTATCGATCCCAAAGATCACGTATTTACCGAAGCTGACTGGACGGACCCTGCACAAACCAAGGACGCGTATATTAAATCGAAAACGCTGGCCGAACGGGCCGCGTGGGATTTTGTAAAGGATCAGAAGCTGGAATTGACGGTCATTAATCCCGTGGGTATTTTCGGACCAGCTTTGACCCATGATTCTTCGACTTCACTGGCCTTCGTTACTCTTATTCTGACGGGACAAATGACCGAAAGCCTTCCCTTTTCTTTTGGTGTGGTAGACGTTCGTGATGTCGCCGATTTGCACGTCAGGGCCATGACTCTACCCCAGGCCAAAGGGGAACGCTTTCTGGCGACTGCCGATGGGGTAATGAATGTGTACACGATTGCTCAGCTCATTCGGGAACGGAAACCGGAACTGGCTTCGCAAGTTTCTAGGTTAAAACCAGTAGATTTATGGTTACAGCTTTCGAACGAAAAGGCCAAGACCGTATTACACTGGAATCCGCGTAGTAAGGAAGAGGCCATTCTGGCTTCCGTCGAAAGTCTACTTGATTTGGCTACTGTTTCCAAGGACAAAGGATAA
- a CDS encoding RagB/SusD family nutrient uptake outer membrane protein → MNKTYFSILSLSLLLGLGSCSKSFLEESDPNAIPSAVFFQTENDVKLAVNGVYQYLRSSETVGENSGLYTDERSDDTGRNDNQSNAGEPFQFNDFSILPSNTYLKRHWLNLYQAITRCNQVLDNLDKVSYANPETKANYQAEVKFIRGFLYFQLVRKWGDVPLVTRQLLLTEEVAANTFREKKEKVYEQIVADVKEATVSTLPDHQPLSGKGHVSKVAAFALLGKVYLTMATTLDATHRTANLNLAKTNLMEAYNRRTFKDLKDIPYADVFDVTKKSTNPEIIFQIVNRQGDINFSSSIAANTQAKGETINSLKPGTGIGGNVTRDLVLEYEEGDLRKDFSIKFANDAAVKDYFITKFRDVSAGAGVNGYGGNDWILLRYADVILMLSEVHVYLGDEATAITYLDMVRERANRPKYAEMKEQESYRTKFPTLKLALLHERRVELAFEHQRWFDLLRFFTIDELVTYMRSKSQANFGTARLSNFGTKDQYYPIPFDENKLNPEGMYQNKGY, encoded by the coding sequence ATGAACAAAACATATTTTTCTATTCTGAGCTTATCGCTCCTGCTGGGGCTAGGTTCGTGCTCGAAGAGTTTTCTCGAAGAAAGTGATCCGAATGCCATTCCTTCCGCCGTATTTTTTCAGACGGAGAATGATGTGAAACTGGCGGTCAACGGGGTGTACCAGTATCTTCGGAGTTCTGAAACGGTTGGCGAAAACAGCGGTTTGTATACCGACGAACGCTCCGATGATACGGGCCGTAACGACAACCAGTCGAACGCGGGAGAACCCTTTCAGTTCAATGATTTTTCAATTTTGCCGAGTAATACCTACCTGAAACGTCATTGGCTGAACCTGTATCAGGCCATTACCCGCTGTAATCAGGTGCTCGACAACCTGGATAAGGTTAGCTACGCAAATCCGGAAACAAAGGCGAACTACCAGGCTGAAGTGAAGTTCATCCGGGGCTTCCTTTATTTTCAGCTCGTACGGAAGTGGGGCGATGTACCCCTGGTAACGCGGCAATTACTGCTGACGGAGGAGGTAGCAGCAAACACCTTCCGCGAGAAAAAGGAAAAGGTTTACGAACAAATTGTGGCTGATGTGAAGGAAGCCACCGTTAGTACGCTGCCCGATCATCAGCCGCTGTCGGGGAAAGGGCACGTTTCAAAAGTAGCCGCCTTTGCTTTGCTGGGAAAAGTGTACCTGACCATGGCGACTACGCTCGACGCGACCCATCGGACGGCCAACCTGAATCTGGCCAAAACCAATCTGATGGAAGCCTACAATCGTCGGACCTTTAAGGATTTGAAAGACATTCCGTACGCCGATGTATTTGACGTGACCAAGAAATCCACCAATCCGGAAATCATCTTCCAGATTGTAAACCGGCAGGGCGACATCAATTTCTCTTCCAGTATTGCGGCCAATACGCAAGCCAAGGGCGAGACGATTAATTCGCTGAAACCCGGTACGGGCATCGGCGGTAACGTAACCCGCGATCTGGTGCTGGAATACGAAGAGGGCGATCTGCGGAAGGATTTTTCGATCAAATTCGCCAATGATGCGGCCGTTAAAGATTACTTCATTACCAAATTCCGGGATGTGAGTGCCGGAGCGGGCGTAAACGGCTACGGGGGCAATGACTGGATTTTGCTCCGCTACGCCGATGTGATCCTGATGCTTTCCGAAGTGCATGTGTATCTCGGGGATGAAGCGACGGCCATTACATATCTGGATATGGTACGCGAACGGGCCAATCGTCCGAAGTACGCTGAGATGAAAGAGCAGGAAAGCTACCGAACTAAATTTCCGACGTTGAAACTAGCTCTTTTGCACGAACGCCGCGTGGAGCTGGCCTTTGAGCACCAACGTTGGTTTGATCTGCTACGCTTTTTTACCATCGACGAACTGGTGACCTATATGCGAAGTAAGTCTCAGGCGAATTTCGGTACGGCCCGTCTTTCCAACTTTGGTACCAAGGATCAATACTATCCCATTCCTTTCGATGAAAATAAACTCAATCCGGAAGGGATGTATCAAAATAAAGGGTACTAA
- a CDS encoding Vgb family protein has product MNHYSALVGLCLVWLLGACVKDHVDGPIEVSLERYPIPGDNFFPEGIAYDSTAGFFYVGSIGTGDILKVNVQTGQTSLFSAGASSNRPTCNGLKLDTKGRLWVCGGTQNKIQVLNPDGSLLKNWDLTSFATTGFVNDVILSDRYAYFTDSQNQHLYRIDVSTDQPGEVEEWLTFTQDQIPFATTGVNANGIELTEDQKYLIVVVSTSGKLYRIDTATKAISEIQLNTPVMAGDGLWLDRHMLYVSRNAVNQLFPVILSTDYLQGTVGAGFGENLLFNTTMAKAGPYFLVVNGQLNRRMGSTPPVLPFTVSRVRIP; this is encoded by the coding sequence ATGAATCATTACTCAGCTCTAGTAGGTCTTTGCCTCGTATGGCTTCTTGGAGCCTGCGTCAAAGATCACGTCGACGGTCCCATTGAAGTGAGTCTGGAACGGTATCCGATTCCTGGAGATAACTTCTTTCCCGAAGGCATTGCCTATGACTCAACTGCCGGCTTTTTTTACGTAGGAAGCATCGGTACCGGAGACATTTTAAAAGTAAATGTACAAACCGGGCAAACCAGCCTGTTTTCCGCCGGAGCTTCATCCAATCGTCCTACTTGTAATGGTTTAAAACTGGATACCAAAGGACGCTTATGGGTGTGCGGCGGAACCCAGAACAAAATTCAGGTACTCAATCCGGACGGCAGTTTGCTGAAAAACTGGGATCTCACTTCTTTTGCTACCACGGGTTTTGTGAACGACGTAATACTGAGCGACCGCTACGCCTACTTTACGGATTCTCAAAATCAACACCTCTATCGTATTGACGTCTCGACGGATCAGCCGGGTGAAGTGGAGGAATGGCTGACGTTCACCCAAGATCAAATTCCTTTTGCTACGACGGGGGTCAACGCCAACGGAATCGAATTAACGGAGGATCAAAAATACCTGATTGTAGTCGTTTCCACGTCGGGTAAACTGTATCGTATCGATACGGCTACCAAAGCCATATCGGAAATTCAGCTGAATACCCCCGTGATGGCGGGCGATGGCTTGTGGCTGGACCGACATATGTTATACGTATCACGAAATGCCGTTAACCAGCTCTTTCCGGTTATCCTCAGTACGGATTATCTCCAGGGAACAGTAGGGGCGGGCTTTGGAGAGAACCTGCTTTTTAATACGACCATGGCCAAAGCGGGCCCGTATTTTCTAGTCGTGAATGGGCAACTCAATCGCCGGATGGGGTCAACGCCACCCGTATTACCGTTTACGGTTTCCAGGGTACGCATTCCGTAA
- a CDS encoding helix-turn-helix domain-containing protein has translation MNAPIKTSCYHCRTSDSEHVLKDYVFVYQIQGAIQMYDAKEALLFGEGSFYLGIKNKVARFVKLPPEKGEYRAISLTFSEQLLQEFSSEYGYVSSRRVDTAPLLVLPNHPLYHNFIASLQAYSFLANTSDETLVKLKLKEALLVLLKIQPELKDILFDFAEPYKIDLASFMEQNFRFNLPLTTFAYLTGRSISAFKRDFEKLFHAPPAKWLQEKRLNAAYFLLKEKKQKPTQVYEAVGFKDFSHFSFVFKKHFGLNPSSV, from the coding sequence ATGAATGCACCGATTAAAACGAGTTGTTACCACTGTCGAACTTCTGATTCTGAGCATGTACTGAAAGACTACGTGTTCGTATATCAGATCCAGGGGGCAATTCAGATGTATGATGCAAAAGAGGCCCTCCTGTTTGGGGAGGGTTCCTTTTATCTAGGTATCAAAAATAAAGTAGCCCGTTTTGTGAAACTACCGCCGGAAAAAGGCGAGTACCGGGCCATTTCTTTGACTTTTAGCGAGCAATTGCTGCAGGAGTTTAGTAGCGAGTATGGCTATGTATCAAGTCGGCGGGTGGATACAGCTCCGCTACTCGTACTACCGAATCACCCCTTGTATCATAATTTTATTGCTTCCTTACAAGCCTATTCATTTCTAGCCAATACGTCGGATGAAACGCTGGTAAAGCTTAAACTCAAGGAAGCTCTTTTGGTATTACTGAAAATTCAGCCCGAACTGAAAGACATACTCTTCGACTTCGCCGAACCCTACAAAATAGATCTGGCTTCCTTTATGGAACAGAACTTTCGGTTTAACCTGCCTTTAACAACGTTTGCTTACCTGACGGGGCGAAGTATTTCGGCCTTTAAACGTGATTTCGAAAAACTTTTCCACGCTCCGCCCGCCAAGTGGCTACAGGAAAAACGCCTTAATGCAGCCTATTTTCTTTTAAAGGAGAAGAAACAAAAACCCACGCAAGTTTACGAAGCAGTGGGTTTTAAGGACTTTTCGCATTTTTCATTTGTCTTCAAAAAACACTTTGGCCTGAATCCTTCCTCGGTATAA
- a CDS encoding glycoside hydrolase family 88 protein, whose amino-acid sequence MLTTDKNAFGQPFVRTEQVSQWALGVKEQLKQASIEATTFRWAQGKLQTALDDHSFWLFYEFPNKGKLAIRTCYDQHLTGNVRNHKKNKQSAEWEVEGSLGLFSINLEIYESGLLRYTTRLTPRQAFTVQGFPRDIYFLNADNDPMETAGKMYIKQSGPTAGLVYASVTEPLEGSFFYFQNLTSLNEYGYLTQTEPSGCVSAQWPELGFSLPAAEQPLPAEKKITLSDAFLYLNEIIPTDEFEGADQFLEAIGLVYPHLQKPETAYYDWPKASQRTIDALTKAGECGRQIHNKFYVNAYVGSTDKPPESMVQLAILVPLWEYQQWLGEPIELLEKLRQSIPSFYDEQKETIVRWLPGETFKKEELSEEEDPDKIDSWYLVHILMNLARLAEHGDMQAKELFLKSLQYVRNAAHHFKYEWPVFYHAESLKVLKAETSEGRGGELDTPGLYCHIMLQAYEMTRDTLYLDEAIRSAEKLIGKGFDLLYQSNITMMSALTLVKLWKLTGNHLYYKLSKLSIANLIARMWVWECSIGLGKYRSTFLGVAPLRDAEYLAAYEEAEIFATVLNYLKELGSDVPAPIRQISSEYFKYLLHRGRYYFPTELPPDMISEEPREGHIAPKLPIPLEDIPTGLKKAGSVGQEVYGGAMPYILTTYAYKRFDPMPVMLFCEYPIYHAEYDILGPKQGYALFRLGGVAEFTCRVRVIALGKSLPLIQLFDATTDEPIPPQDEARQYQEFIVQGDQQIRLEWSRS is encoded by the coding sequence ATGCTGACTACTGACAAAAATGCTTTTGGGCAGCCCTTTGTTCGTACCGAACAGGTTTCACAGTGGGCGTTAGGGGTGAAAGAACAACTGAAGCAGGCGAGCATAGAAGCCACGACTTTTCGTTGGGCCCAGGGAAAGCTACAGACGGCCTTGGATGACCATTCGTTCTGGTTATTCTACGAATTTCCGAATAAAGGAAAACTGGCTATCCGTACCTGTTATGATCAGCACCTGACGGGTAACGTACGCAACCACAAGAAGAATAAACAATCGGCTGAATGGGAGGTAGAAGGTTCACTGGGACTTTTCAGTATTAACCTGGAAATTTACGAATCCGGCTTGTTGCGGTATACCACCCGACTGACACCCCGGCAAGCGTTTACCGTACAGGGCTTTCCCCGGGATATCTATTTCCTTAACGCCGACAATGACCCCATGGAAACTGCGGGTAAGATGTATATCAAACAAAGCGGACCTACGGCGGGTCTGGTGTATGCTTCGGTCACGGAACCGCTGGAAGGTAGTTTTTTTTACTTCCAAAACTTAACTTCTCTAAATGAATATGGATATCTAACGCAAACCGAACCCAGTGGCTGTGTATCGGCTCAGTGGCCGGAGCTGGGTTTTAGCTTACCCGCGGCCGAACAGCCTTTACCCGCGGAAAAGAAAATTACGCTAAGCGATGCATTTCTGTATTTAAATGAAATTATTCCTACGGATGAATTCGAGGGAGCGGACCAGTTTTTGGAGGCGATTGGACTAGTTTATCCTCACTTACAAAAACCCGAAACGGCGTACTACGACTGGCCCAAAGCCTCCCAGCGAACTATTGATGCGTTAACCAAAGCCGGCGAATGTGGCAGGCAGATCCATAATAAATTTTATGTCAACGCCTACGTAGGTTCTACGGACAAGCCTCCCGAAAGTATGGTGCAACTGGCGATTTTGGTGCCGCTCTGGGAATACCAGCAGTGGCTGGGCGAGCCCATAGAACTACTGGAGAAACTCCGACAAAGCATTCCTTCTTTTTACGATGAACAAAAGGAAACAATTGTTCGCTGGTTGCCCGGCGAAACGTTTAAAAAGGAGGAATTGAGTGAAGAGGAAGACCCGGATAAAATCGATTCCTGGTACCTGGTTCATATCCTCATGAATCTGGCCCGGTTGGCCGAACATGGCGATATGCAGGCAAAGGAGCTGTTCCTGAAATCGCTCCAATACGTTAGGAATGCGGCTCATCATTTCAAGTACGAGTGGCCCGTATTTTATCATGCCGAGAGCCTGAAAGTACTCAAAGCAGAAACCAGTGAAGGTAGGGGAGGTGAGCTGGATACGCCCGGACTTTACTGCCACATCATGCTTCAGGCGTATGAAATGACCCGGGATACCTTATATCTGGACGAAGCAATCCGTTCAGCCGAAAAACTAATCGGCAAAGGCTTCGACCTGCTGTACCAGTCCAACATTACCATGATGAGTGCTTTGACCCTGGTGAAGTTGTGGAAACTCACCGGTAATCACTTGTACTATAAGTTAAGTAAACTCAGCATTGCTAACCTCATTGCCCGTATGTGGGTTTGGGAGTGTAGCATTGGCCTGGGTAAATACCGGAGTACCTTTTTGGGCGTCGCTCCCTTGCGGGATGCCGAGTACCTAGCCGCTTATGAAGAAGCCGAAATTTTTGCTACCGTACTCAATTACCTGAAGGAATTGGGTAGTGATGTGCCGGCTCCCATCCGGCAGATTTCCAGTGAGTACTTCAAGTATCTGTTGCACCGGGGAAGATATTATTTCCCAACGGAATTACCCCCTGACATGATCAGTGAAGAACCGCGGGAGGGGCACATTGCTCCGAAATTGCCCATTCCACTGGAGGACATTCCGACGGGCCTAAAAAAAGCGGGTTCGGTAGGCCAGGAAGTATACGGAGGAGCCATGCCCTATATCCTGACTACGTATGCGTATAAGCGTTTTGACCCGATGCCGGTGATGCTGTTTTGCGAGTACCCCATTTACCACGCCGAATACGACATCCTCGGCCCAAAGCAAGGATATGCGTTATTCCGCTTGGGTGGAGTGGCTGAGTTTACGTGTCGGGTTCGGGTAATCGCTCTGGGTAAATCGTTACCACTTATTCAACTCTTCGATGCAACAACGGATGAGCCCATACCACCACAGGACGAAGCCCGCCAGTATCAGGAATTTATAGTGCAGGGTGACCAGCAAATACGGCTGGAGTGGTCACGTTCGTAA
- a CDS encoding SDR family oxidoreductase has protein sequence MQQATQAHTQVESLEGKRILLTGGTTGIGRAIGILLGSYGATLFTFGRHQEQLDETLAAIREAGGKADGIIADAAKPDDIKKVFGQVDQQLGGLDILINAAALAAGSIDEMPDEEWRYVIETNLMGYLATTKEALNRMKLQQKGHIVLIGSMSADVREEGSSVYVATKAAIQGFAESLRKEVNKLGIKISLIEPGAVGSDMQPTTPEEEREKQKTGEMLRAEDIAVSVHYILTQPLRCDVVSIQIRPHLQLI, from the coding sequence ATGCAACAAGCTACGCAAGCACACACCCAGGTAGAAAGCCTGGAAGGAAAACGTATTCTGTTAACGGGCGGTACAACGGGTATCGGTCGGGCGATTGGAATTTTACTCGGCTCCTACGGAGCTACACTTTTCACTTTTGGACGCCACCAGGAGCAACTGGACGAAACACTAGCGGCCATTCGGGAAGCTGGCGGAAAAGCTGATGGCATCATCGCCGACGCAGCGAAGCCGGATGACATCAAAAAGGTATTCGGGCAGGTAGATCAGCAGCTGGGCGGACTTGATATTCTGATTAACGCGGCAGCTTTGGCAGCGGGTTCCATTGATGAAATGCCCGATGAAGAGTGGCGGTACGTCATCGAAACCAATCTGATGGGCTATCTAGCTACGACAAAAGAAGCCCTAAATCGCATGAAGCTTCAGCAAAAAGGTCACATCGTATTGATTGGCTCGATGAGTGCGGATGTACGGGAGGAAGGCAGTTCTGTATACGTGGCTACTAAAGCAGCCATCCAGGGGTTTGCCGAAAGTTTACGGAAAGAAGTCAATAAACTCGGTATCAAGATAAGTCTGATTGAACCCGGAGCGGTAGGTTCGGACATGCAGCCCACTACGCCCGAAGAAGAACGCGAAAAACAGAAAACGGGAGAAATGTTGAGAGCAGAAGACATTGCGGTTTCCGTTCATTATATCCTGACCCAACCGCTTCGCTGCGACGTCGTTTCTATCCAGATCCGTCCGCACTTACAACTGATTTAA
- a CDS encoding SusC/RagA family TonB-linked outer membrane protein translates to MQKRVSFPLRKAATLLSPLCLLVVLATTSDAFSRTPEPRPSSSRALVKITGIVRDEKGEALSGVTVSSKGTTRGTITDATGKYTLEVEEGSTLVFSFIGYVSQEVVVGNRQVLDVQLQESASQLNEVVAVGYQTVRKSDVTGAISSVKAKELNLSTPTVGQALVGKVAGVQISQVSGAPYVSTKIRVRGVGSINASADPLYVIDGYPAGPDVFINPNDIESIDILKDAASAAIYGSRAAGGVVLITTKRGKEGKGRLDYDYQFGLNQLSKKVDLLNAEEFAQLHIDGHNNSYRDLVRNSGQTWNDAMFSDNNATRIARVGNASSVSIPVEIYDFATQTMIKPKYNTDWQDELYRTASVQRHNLSFSGGTKDVRYALSGGYLNQEGIIVSTKQERMNLRANLDAQVNKRLKIGANLALTSNTNREVEEGRFDKGPILGALIYAPYFRAYNDDGTLSKFESSSQGPLYAYQTVENPVAVAMETIIRRRGSRSTYNGNATYDLLPGLSARINLGMQNYNEKYEYYLPTSLSSGNNAPGSAQAIAAATATARTIAQVDRLAEYTLHYNRQFGKHSLDALAGYTAQKFESDIISVSARGFQNDRIKEITGKGADPTNFLLNVGGDLGTQKYTWTLLSYLARVGYNFDEKYYLSASFRRDGSSRFGPLNKWGTFPSVSAGWNLSKENFYNDFLGQNSSLKLRASWGLSGNNNIGNYNYQQVMASPGGAVFGGNAIETAVWTNGIRDQRLGWESTSQFNFGVDAGLFNNRLFVIANYYISRSFNLLFNQPISAISGASTILTNLRDSRVENKGLDLQLDGRVISTPDFKLNLSGNFSLNRNKVLNMGGASTIITNGAERSYLTHITQEGQPIGMFYGFKVKGMVRESDMENLAIDNANYNSATQSFPAGYQLKGPARSTASSNPLQPGDLYFEDVNGDGVVNDADKRVIGSPYPKFIYGFALTASYKNFDFSSSFNGSYGNEVLDGQDYYLFNMEGSGNQYSIVKERYRSEAEPGNGKIFRASRGGTQSNSTRLSTFYLQDGSYLRCTNVMLGYSLPSKWLSDKGLSNARLYVSVDNAFTLTKYKGYNPEVDYNNGANLTPGVDYGKYPLVRGYNVGVKLSF, encoded by the coding sequence ATGCAGAAACGTGTATCTTTTCCCTTGCGTAAAGCGGCGACGCTCCTGAGTCCGCTTTGCCTGTTGGTGGTTCTGGCAACTACCAGCGATGCTTTCTCCCGAACACCCGAGCCACGGCCAAGCTCCTCGCGGGCTCTGGTCAAAATCACAGGCATTGTTCGTGATGAAAAAGGAGAAGCCCTCTCGGGCGTAACCGTGAGCAGCAAAGGTACCACCCGCGGTACCATTACGGATGCCACGGGGAAGTATACCCTCGAAGTGGAAGAGGGCAGTACGCTGGTGTTCTCCTTCATTGGCTACGTCTCTCAGGAAGTAGTAGTGGGCAATCGTCAAGTTCTTGATGTACAGTTGCAGGAATCCGCCAGTCAGCTCAACGAAGTAGTGGCCGTGGGTTATCAAACCGTTCGTAAAAGCGATGTGACCGGGGCCATTTCCAGTGTAAAAGCCAAGGAACTGAACCTTTCTACGCCCACGGTTGGACAAGCTCTGGTTGGGAAAGTAGCCGGCGTTCAGATTTCGCAGGTGAGTGGGGCTCCCTACGTCAGTACCAAAATTCGGGTACGGGGTGTCGGCTCCATCAATGCCAGTGCGGATCCGCTGTATGTCATTGATGGTTACCCGGCGGGACCCGATGTCTTCATCAATCCCAATGATATTGAGTCGATTGACATCCTGAAGGATGCGGCTTCGGCGGCTATTTATGGTTCACGGGCGGCCGGTGGCGTTGTACTGATTACCACCAAACGAGGCAAAGAAGGCAAGGGCCGCCTGGATTACGATTACCAGTTTGGCCTGAATCAGCTCAGCAAAAAAGTAGATCTGCTGAACGCCGAGGAATTCGCTCAACTGCACATTGACGGCCACAATAACTCGTACCGTGATCTGGTTCGCAATTCGGGGCAAACCTGGAACGACGCCATGTTTTCCGATAACAACGCGACGCGGATTGCCCGGGTGGGAAACGCCAGTAGCGTGAGCATCCCAGTGGAAATCTATGACTTCGCTACTCAGACAATGATCAAACCGAAGTACAATACCGATTGGCAGGATGAACTCTACCGCACGGCTTCCGTACAGCGGCATAACCTGAGCTTCTCGGGTGGTACCAAGGATGTTCGTTATGCTTTGAGTGGCGGTTATCTGAATCAGGAAGGGATCATTGTGAGTACCAAACAGGAACGGATGAACCTGCGGGCCAATCTGGATGCTCAGGTAAACAAACGTCTGAAGATTGGAGCAAACCTGGCCCTGACTTCCAATACCAATCGAGAAGTAGAGGAAGGCCGTTTTGATAAAGGGCCGATTCTGGGGGCTTTAATCTATGCTCCGTACTTCCGGGCTTACAACGACGATGGTACATTGTCCAAATTTGAATCTTCTTCCCAAGGGCCCCTGTACGCTTATCAGACAGTCGAAAACCCCGTTGCGGTAGCGATGGAAACGATTATTCGTCGCCGGGGCTCGCGGAGTACTTACAACGGAAACGCCACCTACGATCTGCTGCCGGGCTTATCGGCCCGGATTAACCTGGGTATGCAGAACTACAACGAAAAGTACGAGTACTATCTCCCCACCAGCCTGAGTAGCGGAAACAACGCTCCAGGTTCGGCTCAGGCCATTGCCGCCGCCACGGCTACGGCCCGTACCATTGCTCAGGTAGATCGACTCGCTGAATACACGCTACATTATAACCGTCAGTTTGGTAAACACAGCCTCGACGCGTTGGCGGGGTATACGGCTCAGAAGTTTGAAAGTGATATCATTAGCGTTTCAGCCCGGGGTTTTCAAAATGATCGCATCAAGGAAATTACCGGGAAAGGAGCTGATCCAACCAACTTTCTGTTAAATGTCGGCGGTGACCTGGGTACGCAGAAATACACCTGGACTCTGCTTTCGTACTTGGCTCGGGTGGGTTATAACTTTGATGAGAAGTACTACCTTTCGGCTTCCTTCCGCCGGGATGGTTCTTCTCGCTTTGGTCCCCTTAACAAATGGGGCACTTTCCCTTCTGTATCAGCGGGCTGGAATCTTTCTAAGGAGAATTTCTACAATGATTTTCTGGGACAAAACTCTTCGCTCAAACTACGGGCTAGCTGGGGTTTAAGTGGCAATAACAATATTGGTAACTACAACTACCAGCAAGTGATGGCAAGTCCGGGGGGAGCCGTATTCGGGGGCAATGCCATCGAAACGGCTGTCTGGACCAACGGGATTCGTGATCAGCGACTGGGTTGGGAATCGACTTCGCAATTTAACTTTGGTGTCGATGCGGGACTGTTCAACAACCGACTTTTTGTGATTGCCAACTACTACATCAGTCGCTCGTTTAACCTGCTGTTCAATCAGCCCATTTCGGCCATCTCCGGAGCTTCCACCATCCTGACCAACCTTCGTGATTCCCGCGTGGAAAATAAAGGATTAGATCTGCAACTCGATGGTCGGGTGATCTCAACCCCTGATTTTAAACTGAACCTGAGTGGAAACTTCTCCTTGAACCGCAACAAGGTACTGAACATGGGTGGAGCCAGTACCATCATTACGAATGGTGCCGAGCGGTCATACCTAACGCACATTACGCAGGAGGGTCAGCCCATTGGGATGTTCTACGGCTTTAAGGTGAAAGGCATGGTCCGCGAATCGGATATGGAAAATCTGGCCATCGACAATGCTAACTATAATTCCGCCACGCAGTCGTTCCCGGCCGGGTATCAACTGAAAGGTCCGGCCCGTTCTACCGCTTCCAGTAACCCCCTGCAACCGGGCGATTTGTACTTTGAAGACGTCAACGGTGATGGCGTAGTGAATGATGCCGACAAGCGGGTGATTGGCTCGCCTTATCCGAAGTTTATCTACGGTTTCGCCCTGACGGCCAGCTACAAAAACTTTGATTTCTCGTCTTCCTTCAACGGTTCCTACGGAAATGAAGTACTCGATGGACAGGACTATTACCTCTTCAACATGGAGGGCTCCGGCAACCAGTATTCCATCGTGAAGGAACGGTATCGCTCGGAGGCCGAGCCGGGCAACGGCAAAATATTCCGGGCTTCCCGGGGCGGTACGCAAAGTAACAGTACGCGGCTCTCGACCTTCTATTTGCAGGATGGCTCGTACCTGCGTTGTACCAACGTAATGCTAGGCTATAGTCTGCCTTCGAAGTGGCTCAGTGACAAAGGCTTGAGCAATGCCCGTCTGTACGTATCGGTGGACAACGCCTTTACCCTCACAAAATACAAAGGCTACAATCCCGAAGTAGATTACAACAACGGAGCAAATCTCACCCCCGGTGTAGATTACGGAAAATATCCGCTGGTTCGGGGGTACAACGTAGGCGTGAAACTGAGTTTCTAA